From the Candidatus Bathyarchaeota archaeon genome, one window contains:
- a CDS encoding right-handed parallel beta-helix repeat-containing protein, whose product MTGKRPFALALVCMMFFVVAGLTAFSSPLTVQAYYGQYTPGIYIRSDGQIEPPTAHIQYVNGVYRFTGDIYTGIGVERSDIVLDGRGYRLVGYSSESGVLLENVHNVTLRDISFERFLRGINLINCSGCLVQENSLGNCSIELKQNSTGNQVLQNTDAGVISVEFSQNNTLNANSARCVSILWSQNVQLTNNHLSSPTAPNSSSLLSGNYTQGIAVDNSANCTLTANTIEQKGLGIDIWQSTNLTLTANVLRDNLCGFRLWGSNLETHLHSIDKTNTVNEKPVYFLVNKSGFIVTHNAGWVAAINCNDLTVQNWKSTPNWDGLLLVNTTNANIENCELTNNFNALHLVNSSNCLITHNTLQNSQTALRLDDTTNCTLTENNFLGNYGLFDFWNGATNNTLFHNNFVGNWSGSLLLGSCNRWDNGVEGNYWSSFTGVDLNQDGISDYPNQIAVNSNETDQHPLMAPWGNSITSQDLPASSLLAMPHEYLNYTIYNHDGALWAKVDGLYPMHHNLQNSEDGLPLIYPVPPGTQNIQIKIDGAELTWRNYNEIDPSARHPTDIGDWEMISCLANPARNDFVLEIHYEHPVQTINGSYVFLYDLNISPYLSPASSQSSAHFQIQLDQPFPYINVYTTGLNSTWQPIEYQNTTLTPQQTLTFTVTSHYNQPLPGDIAAILSNTPIPELQPWILLPLLAAITAAAFFANRKKR is encoded by the coding sequence TTGACTGGGAAACGACCCTTTGCCCTTGCTCTTGTTTGCATGATGTTTTTTGTAGTTGCAGGGCTGACTGCATTTTCTTCTCCCTTGACTGTTCAAGCATATTACGGTCAGTACACTCCTGGGATTTACATCCGAAGCGATGGGCAAATTGAGCCCCCTACCGCCCATATTCAATACGTCAACGGCGTGTACAGGTTCACTGGGGATATTTACACGGGTATTGGGGTGGAGAGAAGTGATATAGTGCTTGATGGTCGCGGTTATAGGCTGGTGGGGTACTCTTCAGAAAGTGGCGTACTCTTGGAAAATGTGCATAACGTTACCTTAAGAGACATAAGTTTTGAACGTTTTTTGCGTGGCATAAACCTGATTAATTGCAGCGGGTGCCTTGTGCAAGAAAACAGCTTGGGGAACTGCAGCATCGAACTTAAGCAAAACTCAACGGGTAACCAAGTCCTGCAAAACACGGATGCGGGGGTTATATCCGTAGAGTTTAGCCAAAACAACACCCTAAACGCCAACAGCGCCCGATGCGTCTCGATTCTGTGGTCCCAAAACGTCCAACTCACAAACAACCATCTCTCAAGCCCCACCGCTCCAAACAGCAGCAGCCTGCTCTCGGGTAACTACACCCAAGGCATAGCGGTGGATAACAGCGCAAACTGCACCCTAACCGCAAACACCATAGAACAAAAAGGCTTAGGCATAGACATCTGGCAAAGCACAAACCTCACCTTGACCGCAAACGTGCTGCGTGATAACCTGTGCGGGTTTAGGCTATGGGGAAGCAACCTGGAAACTCACCTTCACAGCATTGATAAGACAAACACCGTAAACGAAAAGCCCGTTTATTTCTTAGTAAACAAGTCAGGCTTCATCGTGACCCATAATGCAGGTTGGGTAGCCGCCATAAACTGCAACGACCTAACCGTGCAAAACTGGAAATCCACCCCCAACTGGGACGGACTGCTTCTTGTCAACACCACTAACGCCAACATAGAAAACTGCGAACTCACAAACAACTTCAACGCCCTGCACTTAGTCAACTCCTCCAACTGCCTCATAACCCACAATACCTTGCAAAACAGCCAAACCGCCCTGCGCCTAGACGATACCACAAACTGCACCCTAACAGAAAACAACTTCCTCGGCAACTACGGCTTGTTTGATTTCTGGAACGGTGCCACAAATAACACGCTGTTTCACAACAATTTCGTGGGCAACTGGTCGGGCAGTTTGCTTTTGGGTTCTTGTAACCGTTGGGATAATGGTGTTGAGGGTAATTACTGGAGCAGCTTCACAGGGGTTGACCTCAACCAAGACGGCATAAGCGATTACCCAAACCAAATCGCCGTGAACTCCAACGAAACCGACCAACACCCCCTCATGGCGCCTTGGGGCAACTCCATAACCAGCCAAGACCTCCCCGCATCTAGCCTGCTTGCCATGCCCCACGAATACCTCAACTACACAATCTACAACCACGACGGAGCCCTCTGGGCAAAAGTTGACGGACTCTACCCCATGCACCACAACCTCCAAAACAGCGAGGACGGTTTGCCCTTGATTTATCCCGTCCCCCCTGGAACCCAAAACATCCAAATCAAAATAGACGGTGCCGAGTTGACGTGGCGCAATTACAACGAGATTGACCCTTCGGCGCGGCATCCCACTGACATTGGGGATTGGGAAATGATTTCCTGCTTGGCTAACCCTGCCCGCAACGATTTTGTGCTGGAAATCCACTATGAACACCCCGTGCAAACAATAAACGGCAGCTACGTATTCCTCTACGACTTAAACATCAGCCCCTACCTCTCCCCAGCAAGCAGCCAATCCAGTGCACACTTCCAAATCCAACTCGACCAACCCTTCCCCTACATCAACGTCTACACCACCGGACTTAACAGCACCTGGCAACCCATAGAATACCAAAACACAACCCTCACCCCCCAGCAGACCCTAACCTTCACCGTTACCTCACATTACAATCAACCCCTCCCCGGCGACATAGCAGCCATCCTATCCAACACCCCCATCCCAGAACTCCAACCTTGGATACTGCTCCCCTTGCTTGCCGCCATTACCGCAGCCGCGTTTTTTGCCAACAGGAAAAAGAGATAG
- the msrA gene encoding peptide-methionine (S)-S-oxide reductase MsrA, translated as MSKSETGKASFEVATLGGGCFWCLEAVFSMIEGVEKVEPGYAGGYVANPSYEQVCSGSTGHAEVAQVTFDPEVTSFREILEVFFAAHDPTTLNRQGADVGTQYRSAIFYYTPKQKEIAQQLIAELENQKVYNQPITTKVEPLQQFYPAENYHKDYYQTNPNAPYCQVVINPKIAKLRKKYLSKLKAAYKK; from the coding sequence ATGAGCAAATCAGAAACAGGTAAGGCAAGTTTTGAGGTGGCAACTTTAGGTGGAGGCTGTTTTTGGTGTTTAGAAGCGGTTTTTAGCATGATTGAGGGTGTAGAAAAAGTGGAGCCGGGTTACGCTGGGGGTTATGTGGCGAATCCAAGTTATGAGCAGGTGTGCTCTGGAAGCACGGGGCACGCAGAAGTTGCACAGGTAACTTTTGACCCTGAAGTTACAAGTTTTAGGGAGATTTTGGAGGTTTTCTTTGCAGCCCACGACCCCACCACGTTAAACAGGCAGGGCGCTGATGTGGGAACCCAGTACCGCTCAGCCATATTCTACTACACACCTAAGCAAAAAGAAATCGCCCAGCAACTCATAGCGGAGCTGGAAAACCAAAAAGTCTACAATCAACCCATAACCACCAAAGTAGAGCCGCTACAGCAGTTTTACCCCGCCGAAAACTACCACAAAGACTATTATCAAACAAACCCCAACGCACCCTACTGCCAAGTTGTCATAAACCCAAAAATAGCCAAACTACGAAAAAAGTACCTATCAAAACTCAAAGCTGCCTACAAAAAATAA
- a CDS encoding ferritin-like domain-containing protein yields MAVKASSSYFDLLNQAVARELQVSVQYMLQHAKMEKLMRKVTPENILLDKTTYDAVGKFLKDFAIAEMKHAADITERIYYLGGSATTKADKVTVGNSLSEFAKAGIRAEEEALVLYRTIIKAAEQLGDWETRDLFERIYGEEEKHLFKFQEYENVQDKSQDVPEAPASEWLKIFTDDYFALLNKALASEIMAIIQYVNQHEKASYLPLRRKTTSLEVIEESNKAQVVSDLLKKVFMAEMDHFEKISERIYMLDGEATTNPDPLPQVGETSEDFIKLDRKAENDAIMLYRTIIQEATKRGDTTTKRLFEDIIMQEEEHYWQFDDYL; encoded by the coding sequence TTGGCAGTTAAAGCATCCTCATCATATTTTGACCTTTTAAACCAAGCTGTTGCTAGGGAACTTCAAGTTTCAGTTCAGTACATGTTGCAGCATGCAAAAATGGAAAAACTCATGCGCAAAGTCACCCCCGAAAACATCTTGCTTGACAAAACAACCTACGACGCGGTAGGTAAATTTCTTAAAGACTTCGCGATTGCAGAGATGAAACACGCCGCCGACATCACCGAGCGCATCTACTATCTTGGCGGCTCCGCCACAACCAAAGCCGACAAAGTCACCGTAGGCAACAGCCTAAGCGAATTTGCTAAAGCTGGCATAAGAGCTGAAGAAGAAGCCTTGGTGCTGTACCGCACAATTATAAAAGCCGCTGAACAGCTGGGCGATTGGGAAACCCGTGACCTGTTTGAACGCATCTACGGCGAAGAAGAAAAACACCTGTTCAAATTCCAAGAATACGAAAACGTGCAGGATAAATCCCAAGACGTCCCCGAAGCACCCGCTTCTGAGTGGCTCAAAATCTTCACTGACGACTACTTTGCCCTACTTAACAAAGCCTTAGCCTCAGAAATCATGGCAATCATACAGTACGTCAACCAACACGAAAAAGCAAGCTACCTTCCCCTCCGACGCAAAACCACCTCTCTAGAAGTCATCGAAGAATCCAACAAAGCCCAAGTCGTAAGCGATTTGCTCAAAAAAGTTTTCATGGCAGAAATGGACCACTTCGAAAAAATCAGCGAACGCATCTACATGCTTGACGGAGAAGCTACAACCAACCCTGACCCGCTTCCTCAAGTCGGCGAAACCTCCGAGGACTTCATAAAACTAGACCGCAAAGCCGAAAACGACGCCATCATGCTATACCGCACCATCATCCAAGAAGCCACCAAACGCGGCGACACCACAACCAAACGCCTCTTCGAAGACATCATCATGCAAGAAGAAGAACACTACTGGCAATTCGACGACTACCTCTAA
- a CDS encoding dihydropteroate synthase-like protein, with protein sequence MKVLLVTGLLAEETVKQYVKESSLQTTVIALKLPVAALLTPEGIVKELKTQKTQEYDVILVPGLIRGDATVITQATGTPAFKGPRYAADLPTVLDALTENIELSPVTPACDLLRSRLQKKALQELAQIEADHDRLLKEPANFSIGALAVGKSFPMRVLAEIVDAALMPDEELERLAVQFVSAGAHVVDVGMVSGGSRPEDAKRAVQAIKRAVDVPVSIDSLDPNEIKASVDAGAQLILSLDAGNVEQIAPFAKNVAVVAIPTNQREGIFPKTAHERVVFLEEIIAKAQKLGVKRILADLILEPSNVLESFVAYEEFARRNPEVPLFVGVSNVTELFDADSVGVNALLARLSAEVDASMLLATEKSVKAKGTVHEEAVAAQMMFLSKRRGSVPKDLGLDLLLLKEKRSREEPYNPAIEKTAHTTTADSMPALVEDPKGIFKIAVDRNAKTLIALHFPNSQTTTPTHVVKAKTAPNLYSKIAELGLLSRLDHAAYLGSEIAKAEIALKTGKSYVQDANLFDACP encoded by the coding sequence TTGAAGGTACTCTTAGTAACAGGCTTACTCGCAGAAGAAACCGTCAAACAATACGTCAAAGAAAGTTCCCTGCAAACCACAGTTATTGCCCTAAAACTGCCCGTAGCTGCCCTGCTAACTCCTGAAGGCATCGTCAAAGAACTCAAAACCCAAAAAACCCAAGAGTACGACGTCATCTTGGTTCCAGGTTTGATTCGCGGAGACGCCACTGTTATCACCCAAGCCACAGGCACCCCCGCCTTCAAAGGTCCACGCTACGCGGCGGATTTGCCCACAGTTTTAGACGCCCTCACCGAAAACATAGAACTCTCGCCTGTTACTCCTGCATGCGACCTTCTCAGAAGCCGGCTTCAGAAAAAAGCCCTGCAAGAACTAGCCCAAATTGAAGCCGACCACGACCGCCTCCTAAAAGAACCCGCAAACTTTTCAATTGGAGCTTTGGCGGTTGGGAAGAGCTTTCCGATGCGGGTCTTGGCTGAAATCGTGGATGCTGCCCTGATGCCTGATGAGGAACTGGAGCGTTTAGCGGTGCAGTTTGTTTCTGCGGGGGCACATGTGGTTGATGTGGGTATGGTTTCAGGAGGCAGCCGACCCGAAGATGCCAAACGCGCCGTCCAAGCCATCAAACGTGCTGTGGATGTTCCCGTGAGCATCGACTCGCTTGACCCAAACGAGATTAAAGCCTCCGTAGACGCAGGTGCCCAGTTGATTCTGAGTTTGGATGCGGGCAACGTCGAGCAAATTGCGCCTTTCGCCAAAAACGTCGCCGTAGTCGCCATACCAACCAACCAACGCGAAGGCATCTTCCCCAAAACAGCACATGAACGCGTCGTTTTTCTTGAAGAAATCATAGCCAAAGCCCAAAAACTTGGCGTGAAGCGGATTTTGGCGGATTTGATTTTGGAGCCATCTAACGTTTTGGAGTCGTTTGTGGCGTACGAAGAGTTCGCGCGCAGGAATCCTGAGGTTCCGTTGTTTGTGGGTGTTTCAAACGTGACGGAGTTGTTTGATGCGGATTCTGTTGGCGTGAATGCTTTGCTTGCGCGTTTGTCTGCCGAGGTGGACGCGAGCATGCTCCTGGCAACTGAGAAGAGCGTTAAAGCCAAGGGAACTGTGCATGAAGAAGCTGTTGCTGCGCAGATGATGTTTCTATCTAAACGCCGCGGCTCCGTACCCAAAGACCTAGGTCTGGACCTGCTTTTGCTTAAAGAAAAACGCAGCCGCGAAGAACCCTACAACCCCGCCATAGAAAAAACCGCGCATACAACCACCGCCGATTCTATGCCCGCTTTGGTAGAAGACCCCAAAGGCATCTTCAAAATCGCCGTAGACCGCAACGCAAAAACCCTAATCGCCCTGCATTTTCCCAACTCCCAAACCACCACGCCCACACACGTAGTAAAAGCAAAAACCGCCCCGAACCTCTACAGCAAAATCGCAGAACTGGGGCTGTTGAGCCGTTTAGACCACGCCGCCTACTTGGGCAGCGAAATAGCCAAAGCAGAAATCGCCCTAAAAACAGGCAAATCCTACGTGCAAGACGCCAACCTCTTCGATGCCTGCCCCTAA
- a CDS encoding kinase, producing MKVYVKTPARLHLGLIDLNGDMGRMFGGLGIGINRPNVVLEAQKASKLKVTGQETVLVTQLAKRFLDAYSIKSGAHIHVAEAISSHAGFGSGTQMSLAVATALARLYKVDVSTQQLALTMGRVRRTGVGTAIFDKGGFVVDGGKLLKDGVCVPGKFPPLIFRQPFPTDWRFVVAVPNVNSGLSDKKEVQAFKELPKMPPELVGKMCRLIMLKLLPAIAETNIETFGEALTQVQATIGSFFTPVQGGTYSHTTVADSVEFLQKIGAHGAGQSSWGPAVYGVVQKQDAKTVLSKMKAFLQSGTGGEAFVAKANNKGATIKLIQH from the coding sequence GTGAAGGTTTACGTGAAAACTCCTGCGCGGCTACATCTGGGACTCATTGACCTTAACGGCGATATGGGACGCATGTTTGGCGGCTTGGGCATAGGCATAAACCGTCCCAACGTAGTCTTGGAAGCCCAAAAAGCATCCAAACTCAAAGTCACAGGACAAGAAACCGTGTTAGTAACCCAGTTGGCGAAGCGGTTTTTGGATGCTTACTCCATAAAATCGGGTGCTCACATTCACGTTGCGGAGGCTATTTCTTCGCATGCGGGTTTTGGCTCAGGAACCCAAATGTCGTTGGCGGTGGCTACTGCTCTTGCTCGGCTCTACAAGGTGGATGTTTCAACCCAGCAACTCGCTTTGACTATGGGTAGAGTGCGAAGAACCGGCGTTGGCACTGCTATTTTTGATAAGGGCGGTTTTGTGGTTGACGGGGGCAAGCTGCTTAAGGACGGGGTGTGTGTTCCGGGCAAGTTTCCGCCGTTGATTTTCCGCCAGCCCTTCCCCACGGATTGGCGCTTTGTCGTTGCTGTTCCCAACGTGAACTCGGGTTTGTCGGACAAAAAAGAAGTGCAAGCCTTCAAAGAACTGCCCAAAATGCCCCCCGAACTCGTAGGAAAAATGTGCCGCTTAATTATGCTCAAACTTCTCCCCGCCATAGCCGAAACCAACATCGAAACCTTCGGAGAAGCCCTAACCCAAGTCCAAGCAACCATCGGAAGCTTCTTCACCCCTGTCCAAGGCGGAACCTACTCCCACACAACCGTAGCCGACAGCGTCGAGTTCCTACAAAAAATCGGCGCCCACGGCGCAGGGCAAAGCTCGTGGGGACCAGCAGTTTACGGCGTAGTCCAAAAACAAGACGCCAAAACCGTCCTCTCCAAAATGAAAGCTTTTCTGCAAAGCGGCACAGGTGGCGAGGCTTTTGTAGCCAAAGCAAACAATAAAGGCGCCACCATCAAGCTCATACAACACTAA
- a CDS encoding DUF447 family protein, with amino-acid sequence MDLADLGFSAGAIVETIVSTCDLEGTPNAAPMGVTLEDEQTLRLQIFVSSSTYQNLQDIRCAVINLTSDINLFYQTTFKDTNPNGKLPPSWFAKAQTVAAPVLCAADACLEVCVCSICALDEQRVTVFCTVKHIDAPLALPLAYCRAFGATLEAIIHATRIQAYIQDPTKQQELAALLQTVNECGEVVAKVAPDSVYSQILEDINGKISSWRSNP; translated from the coding sequence GTGGATTTGGCTGATTTGGGTTTTTCTGCTGGCGCTATAGTGGAGACCATTGTGTCCACCTGTGACTTGGAGGGTACCCCAAACGCGGCTCCTATGGGCGTCACCTTAGAAGATGAGCAGACGTTACGTTTGCAAATTTTTGTTTCCTCCTCAACTTACCAGAACCTTCAAGACATCCGCTGCGCCGTAATCAACCTAACCTCTGACATCAACTTGTTCTACCAAACTACCTTCAAAGACACAAACCCAAACGGCAAACTACCGCCCAGTTGGTTTGCCAAAGCCCAAACGGTGGCGGCTCCTGTTTTGTGCGCCGCGGATGCCTGCTTGGAAGTTTGCGTCTGTAGCATTTGTGCTTTGGATGAGCAGCGCGTAACCGTGTTTTGCACCGTAAAGCACATAGATGCCCCCCTTGCCTTACCGCTGGCGTATTGCCGCGCGTTTGGAGCCACCTTAGAAGCCATAATTCACGCAACTCGCATACAAGCCTACATCCAAGACCCCACAAAACAGCAAGAGTTAGCTGCGCTGCTGCAGACCGTTAACGAGTGCGGCGAGGTCGTAGCCAAGGTTGCTCCTGACTCTGTGTACTCTCAAATCCTCGAAGACATTAACGGCAAAATCAGTTCTTGGAGGTCAAATCCGTGA
- the selB gene encoding selenocysteine-specific translation elongation factor, translating into MDNRGKMVSQNYPYLLIMCGLPSSGKTTISRKVASVLEDKHGVSAMVISSDDFRRMVSHSSLGFKPEREMSVKTLYEKALATGLEHGFLVISDDLNYYKSMRSDIRHIAKRADADYDIILVDTPAEQAIEWNQKRGTPIPAELIEEINQKFDPPKGDYKWDTPLAVVNPAKQNIDEIADLIVAAVLKRLESPKRSKPKKVVENEKSLRARGIERETRKSMMEVMTRYKNPDLGISLSRIRKEVVKKALADGLKPVDAVELFHREANAVAKSYTMEHGKDLIPVHVGLFGHVDHGKTMLARQLTEKPSTAALDKAPDSVRRGMTLDMGFSAFNLGQYLVTLVDLPGHFSLVRHVVAGANIIDAAVLIVAADLGLQVQSAEHFSIIKNLGIKDLVVALNKVDLASPKRVEEVKNKITLLLKGTPYENAKIVEVSGLTGKGIDDLKSTLQNSLNPPIRQWTGPFKMPIDHAFTIAGAGTVLTGTIHRGKVKLKDAVEIKPIDKKGQVRSIRSFGEDKKEAAAGERVGIAVKDIKPDDAHRGYVAVSPGSITSTCSVITELEVDKYYKRSLTPYSDVDVFVGSYEMLGNVMPGVMEDGKFVVKKSVKTLEKCLVYIELRQQVVAERGDHILLMNPGLQTREFRIIGGGRITQTNNKPEFFSKKTKQGTVKQKSAPDEYAVHGLFAASEAARRFVGKTVVAASGIKGEIKAPLSSGEVLVKFKEPVPENEKVFLHTYKKLKGK; encoded by the coding sequence ATGGACAATAGAGGAAAAATGGTGTCGCAGAATTATCCTTACCTGCTTATAATGTGTGGGTTGCCTTCTTCGGGAAAAACTACTATCAGCCGTAAAGTTGCCTCTGTGCTTGAGGATAAGCATGGGGTGTCGGCTATGGTGATTAGTTCGGATGATTTTCGTCGTATGGTTTCGCATTCCTCTTTGGGGTTTAAGCCTGAAAGGGAAATGTCGGTGAAGACTTTGTATGAGAAGGCTCTTGCAACTGGGTTGGAGCATGGTTTCTTGGTTATCAGTGATGACTTGAACTATTACAAGTCCATGCGAAGCGACATACGCCACATCGCCAAACGCGCAGACGCCGACTACGACATCATCCTCGTAGATACACCCGCCGAGCAAGCCATCGAATGGAACCAAAAACGCGGCACCCCCATCCCCGCAGAGCTCATCGAAGAAATCAACCAAAAATTTGACCCCCCCAAAGGCGACTACAAATGGGACACACCCCTCGCAGTTGTTAACCCCGCCAAACAAAACATTGACGAAATTGCCGACCTCATCGTCGCAGCAGTTCTTAAGCGGTTGGAGAGCCCCAAACGGTCTAAACCCAAAAAAGTCGTGGAAAACGAAAAATCCCTGAGAGCGCGAGGAATTGAGCGGGAAACCCGCAAGTCCATGATGGAGGTCATGACGCGCTACAAGAACCCTGATTTGGGCATTTCTCTTTCGCGAATACGCAAAGAAGTTGTGAAGAAAGCTTTGGCAGATGGGTTAAAGCCCGTGGACGCAGTTGAGCTGTTTCACCGTGAAGCTAACGCGGTTGCAAAAAGCTACACGATGGAACACGGCAAAGACCTGATTCCCGTTCACGTTGGCTTGTTTGGGCATGTTGACCACGGAAAAACCATGCTTGCTAGACAGTTAACCGAGAAACCTTCAACCGCTGCTCTGGACAAGGCACCCGACTCCGTTAGACGCGGTATGACTTTGGATATGGGCTTTTCAGCTTTCAATTTGGGTCAATACCTTGTTACCTTGGTGGATTTGCCTGGGCACTTTAGCTTGGTTAGACACGTGGTGGCGGGTGCGAACATTATTGATGCTGCCGTGCTAATTGTAGCAGCCGATTTGGGTCTTCAAGTTCAAAGCGCAGAACACTTTTCCATAATCAAAAACCTTGGCATCAAAGACCTCGTAGTTGCCCTGAACAAAGTCGACCTAGCCTCTCCCAAACGCGTCGAAGAAGTCAAAAACAAAATCACGCTTCTGCTCAAAGGAACCCCCTACGAGAACGCAAAGATTGTGGAGGTTTCAGGGTTAACGGGCAAAGGAATTGATGACCTCAAAAGTACCCTGCAAAACTCCCTTAACCCGCCTATTCGGCAATGGACTGGACCTTTTAAGATGCCTATTGACCATGCGTTTACTATAGCGGGTGCAGGTACTGTTTTGACGGGGACGATTCATCGTGGGAAAGTGAAACTCAAAGACGCCGTTGAAATCAAGCCCATTGACAAGAAGGGTCAGGTGCGTTCGATACGTTCCTTTGGCGAAGACAAAAAGGAAGCTGCCGCTGGTGAGAGGGTGGGCATTGCGGTTAAAGACATAAAGCCTGATGACGCCCACAGAGGCTACGTAGCTGTCTCTCCTGGCTCCATCACCTCCACCTGTAGCGTGATAACCGAGTTAGAAGTAGACAAATACTACAAACGCTCATTGACGCCCTACAGCGACGTAGACGTATTCGTAGGCTCCTACGAAATGCTTGGAAACGTCATGCCCGGAGTTATGGAAGATGGCAAATTCGTCGTGAAAAAATCCGTGAAAACCTTAGAAAAATGCCTAGTCTACATTGAACTTAGACAGCAAGTCGTAGCAGAAAGAGGCGACCACATCCTCTTAATGAACCCTGGACTGCAAACCCGCGAATTCCGCATAATCGGCGGCGGAAGAATCACCCAAACCAACAACAAACCCGAATTCTTCTCAAAAAAGACCAAACAAGGAACTGTAAAACAAAAAAGCGCCCCCGACGAATACGCCGTACACGGTCTTTTCGCTGCCTCAGAAGCTGCCCGCAGATTCGTAGGAAAAACCGTCGTCGCCGCCTCAGGCATCAAAGGCGAAATCAAAGCACCCCTATCTTCAGGCGAAGTCTTAGTCAAATTCAAAGAACCCGTCCCCGAAAACGAAAAAGTCTTTCTCCACACCTACAAGAAACTAAAAGGCAAATAA
- the spcS gene encoding O-phosphoseryl-tRNA(Sec) selenium transferase, whose product MPFDKLEDTVPKSILDRGLTILGTEQRPIKLLFEQRRVPQEGWKDSQIETLLNLLATMDSDKDSKAAFVGEREGRVASPAVSKLSGGFHHGVGRSGNLTKAQPKAAGGSLMYFFANKLATDAIKRFGVPNIKRAEVFPMATGMTLALILCAARNQTKGKEVVYPQLDHKTPLKAIALAGLQPKTVKGEIQGDAVNVSAQEVEKAVDENTAAILSTTTFFSPREPDRIKEIARIAQEKQVPHIINNSFGVQSREIMKLIRGAVDAGRVDAIIQSTDKNFLTPVGGAIVASPNEEFLEEVSGAYAGRATAAPIVQFLAAMLSVGLDGYEALRTQQEKNRKLLEAALKEVAQKHSQRILDVYNPISVAMTLQGRDAKKIGKALYTARVYGARALEPTDFGVSCPKYTTPYINFDASIGTQQNDITKAAERLNTVLKTVT is encoded by the coding sequence TTGCCGTTTGACAAGTTGGAGGATACTGTTCCTAAGAGCATACTTGACCGAGGCTTAACTATACTGGGCACAGAACAGCGACCAATAAAGCTGCTTTTTGAGCAGCGAAGAGTGCCTCAGGAAGGCTGGAAGGATAGCCAAATTGAAACCCTGCTAAACCTGCTCGCTACAATGGATTCAGATAAAGACAGCAAAGCAGCATTTGTAGGCGAAAGAGAAGGCAGAGTCGCATCCCCCGCAGTTTCCAAGTTATCAGGCGGATTTCATCACGGCGTAGGAAGGTCAGGCAACTTAACTAAAGCCCAGCCCAAAGCCGCAGGCGGGTCACTCATGTATTTTTTCGCCAACAAACTGGCTACTGATGCCATCAAACGGTTTGGAGTCCCAAACATCAAACGAGCAGAGGTTTTTCCGATGGCAACAGGAATGACCCTGGCGCTTATTTTGTGTGCAGCAAGAAACCAAACCAAAGGCAAAGAGGTTGTTTATCCGCAGCTTGACCACAAAACGCCGTTGAAGGCAATTGCGCTTGCGGGGCTGCAACCAAAAACTGTGAAAGGAGAAATCCAAGGCGACGCCGTAAACGTCTCTGCTCAAGAGGTAGAGAAAGCAGTTGATGAGAACACGGCAGCGATACTGTCTACGACCACGTTTTTTTCGCCTCGAGAACCAGACAGAATCAAAGAGATTGCAAGAATTGCACAGGAAAAGCAAGTCCCCCATATCATAAATAACTCGTTTGGGGTACAGAGCCGCGAAATCATGAAACTCATAAGAGGCGCGGTGGATGCGGGGCGCGTGGATGCTATAATTCAAAGCACGGACAAGAATTTTCTTACCCCCGTGGGAGGGGCAATAGTTGCTTCGCCCAATGAAGAGTTTTTAGAGGAAGTGTCGGGGGCGTATGCGGGAAGGGCGACGGCTGCGCCTATTGTGCAGTTTTTAGCTGCGATGCTGTCTGTGGGGTTGGATGGCTACGAGGCGCTTAGAACCCAGCAGGAAAAGAACAGAAAACTCCTTGAAGCTGCCCTAAAAGAGGTTGCACAGAAACATTCACAGCGAATACTTGACGTTTACAACCCCATATCAGTCGCCATGACGCTGCAGGGAAGAGATGCCAAAAAAATAGGCAAAGCACTCTACACGGCAAGAGTCTACGGCGCAAGAGCTTTAGAACCCACAGATTTTGGAGTAAGCTGCCCCAAATACACCACGCCCTACATCAACTTCGACGCCAGCATAGGAACCCAACAAAACGACATCACCAAAGCCGCAGAAAGACTAAACACAGTTCTAAAAACCGTAACGTAG